The Castor canadensis chromosome X, mCasCan1.hap1v2, whole genome shotgun sequence genome includes a region encoding these proteins:
- the Pabir2 gene encoding PABIR family member 2 isoform X14, producing the protein MLTFSFQLLSSSSNRIPSSRLHQIKREEGLDMMNRETAREREVQTAMQISQSWDENLSLSDSDFDKPEKLYSPKRIDFTPVSPAPSPTRGFGKQCFSPSLQMFVSSSGLPPIPVSNPRRFSSRRNQSPVKCIRPSVLGPLKRKGEMETESQPKRLFQGTTNMLPPDAAQLSDLSSCSNILDGSSGSNRLSSDSLAAVSAPAESSVACTNSCSPFILMDDLSPK; encoded by the exons ATGTTGACTTTTTCTTTCCAGTTGCTGTCATCCTCATCTAATCGTATTCCTAGTAgcagactgcatcaaatcaaaaGG GAAGAAGGCCTGGATATGATGAACAGAGAAACTGCACGTGAAAG ggAAGTGCAGACGGCAATGCAGATTAGCCAGTCATGGGATGAGAACTTGAGTCTG AGTGATAGTGATTTTGACAAGCCAGAGAAATTATATTCTCCAAAGAGAATTGACTTCACTCCAGTTTCTCCAGCACCTTCACCCACCAGAGGATTTGGAAAG caGTGCTTTTCACCATCCTTACAAATGTTTGTGAGTAGCAGTGGATTGCCACCTATTCCTGTTTCTAATCCAAGACGATTTTCAAG CAGGAGGAATCAGAGTCCGGTCAAGTGCATTAGGCCCAGTGTTCTTGGTCCTCTTAAAAGAAAAG GTGAAATGGAGACAGAAAGCCAGCCCAAGAGACTCTTCCAAGGCACCACCAACATGCTTCCTCCAGATGCTGCACAACTCTCTGATCTCAGTTCATG TTCAAATATTTTGGATGGCAGTAGTGGCAGCAATCGCTTATCCTCAGACTCACTGGCTGCAGTCAGCGCTCCCGCAGAGTCTTCAGTAGCATGCACCAATTCATGCTCTCCGTTCATCTTGATGGATGATCTGTCACCCAAGTGA